From Micromonospora rifamycinica, a single genomic window includes:
- a CDS encoding cupin domain-containing protein, translated as MSEVTTGLVAARDVPADRRRGGELRVLLGPRTVGSTSGFLGVVTVAPGDRVAEHYHPYSEEFLYLVRGAITVDLDDEPVPLAAGEALFVPRNVRHRLRNTGDATAEVVFHLGPLAPRPELGHVDTELVEQRGPS; from the coding sequence ATGAGTGAGGTCACCACCGGACTGGTCGCGGCCCGGGACGTGCCCGCCGACCGGCGGCGCGGCGGGGAGCTGCGGGTGCTGCTCGGCCCGCGTACCGTCGGCAGCACCTCGGGTTTCCTGGGGGTGGTGACGGTGGCTCCCGGTGACCGGGTAGCCGAGCACTACCACCCGTACAGCGAGGAGTTCCTCTATCTCGTCCGGGGCGCGATCACCGTCGACCTGGACGACGAGCCGGTGCCGCTGGCCGCCGGGGAGGCGCTGTTCGTGCCGCGGAACGTGCGGCACCGGTTGCGCAACACCGGGGACGCCACCGCCGAGGTGGTCTTCCACCTCGGTCCGCTCGCCCCCCGCCCGGAGCTCGGCCACGTCGACACCGAGCTGGTGGAGCAGCGGGGACCGTCGTGA
- a CDS encoding SRPBCC family protein — protein sequence MTVTHGRPLTGEITEILVTHCGLDADAAARAPAATLEELGMDSLALLELSAVVADRWRVRIPEQAGRLSIAGVADLVAAAGPAGPALGDPAAPGVGHTENSIVIAAPLPLVWEITNDVPRWTELFTEYAVVEILHHEGDTVRFRLTMHPDENGVAWSWVSERTADPTTWQVRARRVETGPFEYMRIHWYYDTEPAGTRMTWVQDFAMKPTAPVDDAAMTERINTNSRTQLALIKERIERAHAEAGDE from the coding sequence ATGACCGTCACCCACGGCCGACCGCTCACCGGTGAGATCACCGAGATCCTGGTGACCCACTGCGGCCTCGACGCCGATGCCGCCGCCCGCGCGCCCGCCGCCACCCTGGAGGAGTTGGGGATGGACTCGCTGGCGCTGCTGGAACTGTCCGCCGTGGTCGCCGACCGCTGGCGGGTACGCATCCCCGAACAGGCCGGGCGGCTCAGCATCGCCGGCGTGGCCGACCTGGTGGCCGCCGCCGGTCCCGCCGGCCCGGCGCTCGGCGACCCGGCGGCCCCCGGCGTCGGGCACACCGAGAACAGCATTGTCATCGCCGCGCCGCTGCCGCTGGTCTGGGAGATCACCAACGACGTGCCGCGCTGGACCGAGCTGTTCACCGAGTACGCGGTTGTGGAGATCCTGCACCACGAGGGAGACACGGTGCGCTTCCGGCTCACCATGCACCCCGACGAGAACGGCGTCGCCTGGAGCTGGGTCAGCGAACGCACCGCCGACCCGACGACCTGGCAGGTGCGGGCCCGGCGGGTGGAGACCGGCCCGTTCGAGTACATGCGGATCCACTGGTACTACGACACCGAGCCTGCGGGCACCCGGATGACCTGGGTACAGGACTTCGCGATGAAGCCGACCGCCCCGGTGGACGACGCGGCGATGACCGAGCGGATCAACACCAACAGCCGGACGCAACTGGCGCTGATCAAGGAGCGGATCGAGCGGGCGCACGCGGAGGCCGGCGATGAGTGA
- a CDS encoding beta-ketoacyl-[acyl-carrier-protein] synthase family protein, whose translation MTGRRTVVTGIGVVAPGGVTRDRFWKTLAEGRTATRRISLFDPSPYRSQIAAECDFDPDAAGLTPAQRQRSDRYAQFALACAAEALADSGLELTDADRDVAGVVLGTAVGGTTALEKEYVRVSDSGRHWLVDHALGGPYLYQALVPSSLAADVACRHGLHGPAQVISTGCTSGIDAIGYAHQLVADGEADIVLAGAADSPISPVTVASFDAIRATSPDNDDPAHASRPFDAHRQGFVLAEGAAVLVLEEWGHARRRGAHVYCEVAGYAGRSNGFHMTGLRPDGVEMGLAITAALRQARLDPSAVSYVSAHGSGTRQNDRHETAAFKRALGPTAYRVPVSSIKSMVGHSLGAIGAIEMAACALAIEYGVVPPTANWTTRDPECDLDYVPNVARETPVDVALSVGSGFGGFQSAMLFRRLAAAS comes from the coding sequence GTGACCGGCCGGCGCACGGTGGTGACCGGGATCGGGGTGGTCGCCCCGGGCGGCGTCACCCGGGACCGGTTCTGGAAGACCCTCGCCGAGGGCCGGACGGCCACCCGACGGATCAGCCTGTTCGACCCGTCGCCGTACCGGTCGCAGATCGCCGCGGAGTGCGACTTCGACCCGGACGCGGCCGGGCTCACCCCGGCGCAGCGGCAGCGCTCGGACCGGTACGCGCAGTTCGCGCTCGCCTGCGCCGCCGAGGCGCTGGCCGACAGCGGCCTGGAGCTGACCGACGCCGACCGGGACGTCGCCGGGGTGGTGCTGGGGACCGCCGTCGGCGGCACCACCGCCCTGGAGAAGGAGTACGTGCGGGTCAGCGACTCGGGCCGGCACTGGCTGGTCGACCACGCCCTCGGCGGGCCGTACCTCTACCAGGCGCTGGTGCCGAGCAGCCTCGCCGCCGACGTGGCCTGCCGGCACGGGCTGCACGGGCCGGCGCAGGTGATCTCCACCGGTTGCACCTCCGGCATCGACGCCATCGGCTACGCCCACCAGCTCGTCGCCGACGGGGAGGCGGACATCGTGCTGGCCGGGGCGGCCGACTCGCCGATCTCCCCGGTCACCGTCGCCTCGTTCGACGCGATCCGGGCGACCAGCCCGGACAACGACGACCCGGCGCACGCCAGCCGGCCCTTCGACGCCCACCGGCAGGGTTTCGTGCTCGCCGAGGGGGCGGCGGTGCTGGTGCTGGAGGAGTGGGGGCACGCCCGACGGCGCGGCGCGCACGTCTACTGCGAGGTGGCCGGCTACGCCGGTCGTAGCAACGGCTTCCACATGACCGGGCTGCGGCCCGACGGGGTGGAGATGGGTCTGGCCATCACGGCGGCGCTGCGGCAGGCGCGGCTCGACCCGTCGGCGGTCTCCTACGTCAGCGCGCACGGCTCCGGCACCCGGCAGAACGACCGGCACGAGACGGCGGCGTTCAAGCGGGCGCTCGGCCCGACGGCGTACCGGGTGCCGGTCAGTTCGATCAAGTCGATGGTGGGGCACTCGCTGGGCGCGATCGGCGCCATCGAGATGGCCGCCTGCGCGCTGGCCATCGAGTACGGGGTGGTGCCGCCGACGGCCAACTGGACCACCCGGGATCCGGAGTGCGACCTGGACTACGTGCCGAACGTGGCCCGGGAGACCCCGGTCGACGTGGCCCTGTCGGTCGGCAGCGGCTTCGGTGGTTTCCAGTCCGCGATGCTGTTCCGTCGGCTGGCGGCGGCGTCGTGA
- a CDS encoding beta-ketoacyl synthase N-terminal-like domain-containing protein, which produces MRAVVTGIGVVAPSGIGVDAHWRTVTGGIRRTGPITLFDPAGYPTRIGGEVPGFAPAAYVDARQLVQTDRWTQLGFAATALALADAGLPARAPDPYDWAVTLASSSGGNLFGQRELQRLWGGSSRTVGAYQSIAWFYAASVGQLSIHHQFKGPSGVLVAEAAGGLDSLAHAVRTIRRGTSVVIAGATECPLSPYALACQLRCGLLSEVGDPALAYRPFDRAAGGYVPAEGGAVFVVEEREHALARGARVYGEVTGWAATHDAVHTGPDTAGDPATYARAMRLALARAGNTADEVDLVVPDALGVARYDRSEATALRAVFGDRPPPVSTHKSLTGRAHQGGSALDVATALLAFHHDTLPVSAGPVDPAPGCELDFLRAPRRPGSRVALVCARGFDGFNSALVLHGAPPPA; this is translated from the coding sequence GTGCGGGCGGTGGTCACCGGGATCGGTGTGGTCGCGCCCAGCGGCATCGGCGTCGACGCCCACTGGCGGACGGTGACCGGGGGGATCCGGCGGACCGGGCCGATCACCCTGTTCGACCCGGCCGGCTACCCGACGCGGATCGGCGGGGAGGTGCCCGGGTTCGCCCCGGCCGCCTACGTCGACGCCCGGCAGCTCGTGCAGACCGACCGGTGGACCCAGCTCGGCTTCGCCGCCACCGCGTTGGCGCTCGCCGACGCCGGGCTGCCCGCCCGTGCCCCGGACCCGTACGACTGGGCGGTCACCCTGGCCAGCTCGTCCGGCGGGAACCTGTTCGGGCAGCGGGAGCTGCAACGACTCTGGGGCGGGTCGAGCCGGACCGTCGGGGCGTACCAGTCGATCGCCTGGTTCTATGCGGCCAGCGTCGGGCAGCTCTCCATCCACCACCAGTTCAAGGGGCCGTCCGGGGTGCTGGTCGCCGAGGCCGCCGGCGGGCTGGACAGCCTGGCGCACGCGGTACGCACCATCCGGCGGGGCACGTCGGTGGTGATCGCCGGGGCGACCGAGTGCCCGCTGAGCCCGTACGCGCTGGCCTGTCAGCTCCGTTGCGGGCTGCTCAGCGAGGTCGGCGACCCGGCGCTGGCGTACCGGCCGTTCGACCGGGCGGCCGGCGGCTACGTGCCCGCCGAGGGGGGCGCGGTCTTCGTGGTGGAGGAGCGGGAGCACGCGCTGGCCCGGGGTGCCCGGGTCTACGGTGAGGTGACCGGCTGGGCGGCCACCCACGACGCCGTGCACACCGGCCCGGACACCGCCGGTGACCCGGCGACGTACGCGCGGGCGATGCGGTTGGCGCTGGCCCGCGCCGGGAACACCGCCGACGAGGTGGATCTGGTCGTCCCCGACGCGCTCGGGGTGGCCCGCTACGACCGGAGCGAGGCGACGGCGCTGCGGGCGGTCTTCGGTGACCGGCCGCCACCGGTGAGCACCCACAAGTCGTTGACCGGCCGGGCGCACCAGGGCGGGTCGGCCCTGGACGTGGCGACCGCCCTGCTCGCCTTCCACCACGACACGCTGCCCGTCTCGGCGGGGCCGGTCGATCCTGCCCCCGGTTGCGAGCTGGACTTCCTGCGTGCCCCCCGCCGGCCCGGCAGCCGGGTGGCGCTGGTCTGCGCGCGGGGCTTCGACGGGTTCAACAGCGCGCTGGTGCTCCACGGCGCACCCCCGCCGGCCTGA
- a CDS encoding class I adenylate-forming enzyme family protein has protein sequence MDDVLFAGRPTDVCLRLPEPVDRATLHRLVTAAQDRLSAAGLRPGGAVALRLPPSLSYVVNLLATWRCGGQAVLLDHRLTDHEVDRALRRLTPQVVVSPARTGGGALKVFVDVTETVTGYADRPAVSGHAVIQLSSGSTGPSKVIGRTAADLVAEVHRYTRIDGVARPGERIILLPSMVHVLGLVGGLLYGLHARVELVPPQRLGGDAVLAAIAAQDTPATVLGVPFHIGLLASTRPDRPLPQFARMTTGGELVPPAVVQAFTDRYGVPLGNMYGMTEVGVIGTDLHGLHRPAIAPAPGIEVRESGGELLISCPASPYVGLSDPDRWADGWLRTRDAGTVDPATGLVTVRGRLDSQVSVGGLKVDLTEVEATLTGLPGVAAAVVAYDDGITAYVQPDGPLTEDTLDTLLAERLAGYKRPRTLHLVAQLPRTTTGKLVRSLDVLRTVTP, from the coding sequence GTGGACGACGTGTTGTTCGCCGGCCGTCCGACCGACGTTTGTCTCCGACTGCCCGAGCCGGTCGACCGGGCCACCCTGCACCGCCTGGTCACCGCGGCGCAGGACCGGCTGAGCGCCGCCGGACTGCGTCCCGGTGGGGCCGTCGCGCTGCGCCTGCCCCCGTCACTGTCCTACGTGGTCAACCTGCTGGCGACCTGGCGTTGCGGGGGCCAGGCCGTCCTGCTCGACCACCGGCTCACCGACCACGAGGTCGACCGGGCGTTGCGGCGGCTCACCCCGCAGGTGGTGGTGTCGCCGGCGCGCACCGGCGGGGGCGCGCTGAAGGTCTTCGTCGACGTCACCGAGACCGTCACCGGCTACGCGGACCGCCCCGCGGTCAGCGGCCACGCGGTGATCCAGCTCAGCTCCGGCTCCACCGGACCGTCCAAGGTGATCGGACGCACCGCCGCCGACCTGGTCGCCGAGGTGCACCGCTACACCCGGATCGACGGGGTGGCGCGGCCCGGCGAGCGGATCATCCTGCTGCCGTCCATGGTGCACGTGCTCGGTCTGGTCGGCGGGCTGCTCTACGGCCTGCACGCCCGCGTCGAGCTGGTCCCGCCGCAGCGGCTCGGCGGCGACGCCGTGCTGGCCGCCATCGCCGCCCAGGACACCCCGGCCACCGTGCTGGGCGTGCCCTTCCACATCGGACTCCTCGCCTCCACCCGCCCCGACCGGCCGCTGCCCCAGTTCGCGCGGATGACCACCGGCGGGGAGCTCGTCCCGCCGGCCGTCGTGCAGGCGTTCACCGACCGGTACGGCGTACCCCTGGGCAACATGTACGGGATGACCGAGGTCGGCGTCATCGGCACCGACCTGCACGGCCTGCACCGACCGGCCATCGCGCCCGCGCCCGGCATCGAGGTCCGCGAGTCCGGCGGCGAGCTGCTGATCAGCTGCCCCGCCTCGCCGTACGTGGGGCTCAGCGACCCCGACCGCTGGGCCGACGGCTGGCTGCGGACCCGCGACGCCGGCACCGTCGACCCGGCCACCGGTCTGGTCACCGTCCGGGGCCGGCTCGACTCGCAGGTCTCCGTGGGGGGCCTGAAGGTCGATCTCACCGAGGTCGAGGCGACCCTCACCGGGCTGCCCGGGGTGGCCGCCGCCGTGGTCGCCTACGACGACGGGATCACCGCGTACGTGCAGCCCGACGGGCCGCTGACCGAGGACACGCTGGACACGCTGCTCGCCGAACGGCTGGCCGGCTACAAGCGTCCGCGCACCCTGCACCTGGTGGCACAGCTGCCCCGGACCACCACCGGCAAGCTGGTCCGCTCGCTGGACGTGCTGCGCACGGTGACGCCGTG